A genome region from Odocoileus virginianus isolate 20LAN1187 ecotype Illinois unplaced genomic scaffold, Ovbor_1.2 Unplaced_Scaffold_20, whole genome shotgun sequence includes the following:
- the LOC110133875 gene encoding rhox homeobox family member 1-like: MDREPGRQHEDSGYLSPGVDELQEEPGTKPPEVSGTATSASVEEKSGSEPEPGAAAAAAAAEEQGQAGAGAPDPMVDEIQKGGSGGGDGDEEEFPQEPMQADAENPQPSDRGPRRRRCSFRRLKLTELKSVFQRSQYPNVFARKELAIPIDESKTKVQESKPEEDDDDL; this comes from the exons ATGGACCGTGAGCCCGGACGCCAACACGAAGACTCCGGTTACCTCAGTCCGGGAGTCGACGAGCTCCAGGAAGAACCTG gtaCGAAGCCCCCCGAGGTCTCGGGCACCGCAACAAGTGCCTCCGTCGAGGAGAAGTCGGGATCAGAACCTGAGCcgggagcggcggcggcggcagcagcagcagaagaacagggccaggctggggcggGAGCTCCCGACCCCATGGTCGACGAGATCCAGAagggcggcagcggcggcggcgacggTGACGAGGAGGAGTTCCCACAGGAGCCGATGCAGGCGGACGCCGAGAATCCGCAGCCCTCGGACAGGGGGCCTCGTCGCCGCCGCTGCTCGTTCAGGCGGCTGAAACTGACGGAGCTGAAGAGCGTTTTCCAGCGCAGCCAGTACCCCAATGTGTTCGCTCG GAAGGAGCTTGCAATTCCAATCGATGAGAGCAAAACCAAAGTGCAGGAAAGTAAGCCTGAAGAAGACGACGACGATTTGTGA